In Oryza sativa Japonica Group chromosome 8, ASM3414082v1, the sequence atagccgatcggctaagtaccgatgacatatcatttatctttgagccgatgtcatatatatatatatcgatcgacagtcataaataaataagaaagaactaaatctactcgatcagctgtagatattaacgatatatactcctcatatcgatatatatttaaatcaagtgattgggatagatcggtcgccatgccgagacagtataaatcacttagatcgaaatatatattaataataggactatatatgttcatagcatagccaatcagatagatctagcatgtatcggctaatactccgataccgcTCTATACTAAGatgttaaagcaagtagaatatatcaaacaaaggcctaatatacttaaatgcaacaagatcttaatataaagggcagatttaacatatcaatgaagcatatagggtgaatatagttaaatcaggtaagatcggctgaaaccccgatactattctaattggcaaccagaaggcaggctagagattgatattctaagcacgacttaatagatcaaactcaactgatgccgcattaagtatgaaaaaaagaacaatatctagacaatcaagccgctggaagtttcatagagtggtagatatcctatataatctaagtcaacatcgatgTTTAACTATAACTGCCCTCTaccgacagatgttagccgataataggttaaatagcgataatgccagagattatgtaagatatatgataacttgacgaattacatagacaagattagagtatcataaagatggaagcactaatcccgagaacgcaagccgtcataacaagttttacctcttgttgaggatcgaaaccgatgcagctcaacccgaaagtaagaactcgtcgaaataaaactaaagcaaaagggtggcgatgcgccgagattgtattgaacgtgtgtgttcttTGATTACATGTGGTTCGGGGCCTATTTATACTcgaaaattacaaactatgtccatatcggacacgactcttatctctaacaaactctaagataccataagtcttaacggcagacttttgcccaaacatatatctaaggaaattacataaaatatcataattaatagatacaattgccttcccaggactctatccacgCGTGGccatcatcttgaagcatatcaactcaacccgatgtcgtacaccaagtcgtattgtcggaatcggctgtatcaccaAACCAAAAGTCTGACTCGAATTCAGCCGATCCAATCGTAGCCGATcaggactccagccgattcttactctgttctCGCGATAATCCTTATCTCTGATtccacttcgatctaatcttcctTTCCGATGCCGATGttgccaaatttggttgttaacacatgccccccaagtccggaatatttggtaatgtttcagATTTGCCGTATatcgactccgagcaagtttcgcacttCGCTATTTTCCGACCATTACTCccgtgctttaaatactaatcGTCACCCTcgagaaatctcacaccgtCCTCTTCTATTTTCGCCGCTGAAACAAACTTTGCCCTCTCTTTGCGGCGACTCCACCGACGCAAAAAGCGATTCCAAAGCGATTCCATCTCCGACCGGACCTCCGCCTGCGTTGATGTCGTCCTCCGCCAGCCCGTCTACCGCGCCATCAGCCGAGTACGCTGAGGTAAGGtctcatcggctagatcccTTTTCCTCGCATGAAATCGATTTCCCCTTTcctcatcttgttttcttcttctcgaTTCTTTTGGATTTGCAGCACCTCTCCAATCTAGTTGCGATTCCCAGCCTGTCGCATGAAAACCATTACTTTCTTGGTCCAATCGGCAACCTTGACCCCACTGATTTCATCATCGGCGAAAGCAACAGAATCCCCTTTAGATTAGCCAACCCTAACCTAGGTCACTGGAAGAAAACTTTtaagtcttggccatctctcgaGAAAACCACCCCTGAGAGGAGTTGGACCACATGGTACAAGCGTGTATCGGCTAGTAAGAAAGTTCACTGGGATGAAATCGGGATTGGCCAAGCACTTGCCCTTACCATAGCCAATTCAGCTAAGGATGAACCTCTGATGGCCGCTGCCACTTATTTCTGGTCCAATACCATCAATGCCTTTCTGTTCAACCGAGGGCCGATGACTCCTACTCTGATTGACATCACCATGATCACTGGACTAGATGTAACCTCATCGGCCAACCCTATGAGCATGAATACCAAGAATCAATTTGATTTTAGAACCAAAAGCATAGGTGGCTGGTCTGGCTATGTAGCTGCATACATGGGTAAAGGGCCTGTCACTCCTCGAGAGCATGTAGCTTTCTTGCTAATGTGGTTAGAAAAGTTCCTCTTCTGTGGATCCAGTTGTGGtcctacaaccaactggcaatttatagccgaagccctagaatcaaagaaacaatttcctttgggcaaaatcctcctcgaCTATTTATAccaaatgttgaacaatgcatcggccaAGATAGCTGTCGGATCGGTAGTTGGAGTAGGTAGACCATGGTGGTTGCTGCAGACCTGGTTAAACCTGATGGTCTTgaaagttgtcaatcggccatctgtgacagaagctgaatttccaaggtttaagttgtgatgtaattcaaATTATTATTGATAACCAATAATTtggtaaattattgattttatttctctttgttaAATTACATATCTTTCAAGTTATTATTCATGTGAGATCCATTGGGTACCGGCGCCTGCcgggcatgggtatgggtacAGAGTTTTGCCCGCTAACTCTAGTGGGTAGGGTTTGGGCAGGCAATGTCGGGTATCGGGTCGGGCATGGTTTTACTCTACCCGCGCCCGACCCGACCCATTGCCATCATCCCTAATGATAGAtgtaattcatggctctttgatatgtagctctAGCACTCTTTAAACCGaaagtcattacaacccactcgaacaagccgattgcaccaggacacctaaaagctgtcttatggatatcttcttcggccataaagatttgattgtatcctgcattaccatccataaaactcaaaattttatgcCCCGaggcagcatcaaccagctgatcggctaccGGCATTAGGTATTCGTCTTTCGGGGTAGCTTTATTTAAGTTtcggaaatcaatgcacaccctgaccttgccgttcttcttgataataggaactatactagaaacccactcagcatatcggcaagaacaaataaaaccagcatcatataatcgTTTAATTTCAGTcttgacaggttcaagcatatcggctttacatctcctcggaggttgctggtgtggcctaacccctggtttgataggtagccgatgttcaacaatcgatcggctgagtccaggcatctcataatactcctaAGCGAAGCAATATCTGAATTCTTTCaacagctctatcaacttggttctaaattctgcagataaattcttactaataaatgtcggccttggtcgatcacctagacctatatcaatttcttccaaatcatcggccgacgtAAAACCCTGTCCTTGCTTGTCATTGAGATCATCTATTGTGTCCTTGTTGTAGACATCTGAACCCTCCaagacgccctcaaaataatagcttgggttctctaTCTTCAATTGGCtatatatcagaatcggacacttttagaaaatctccatctcAAACTATTCCAGATAAATAATCaagaccatccatctcccaaagagctaaatcggcactggcaacattgacTGACCTGTCAGCTGGCACGATttcaatcttgtcgccttgccactgaatcaagcattgatgcatggttgaaggaatacaacaattagcatgaatccaatcccttccaagcaacaattATGCCGCGCAGAAGGGGCGTGCGAGGAGCGACGCCACGTCGGATTTTGCTATAGTGCTCGGgtgtgtttttgaaaaaaagccCTCCGGTTTTCTTTAATTACGTATAGGCCCCTCACAAACAGTGTTTGTATAGGAAAAATCGTGGACATGAATGTAAAAAGTGAAAAGAATAGGGGCTTTTTCGCAAAAAAACGCCCACACTACGTAAAAGCATCTCCAGCAGTCTTGCTATCTCACTCTCCGAGCAAAAATTTAGCAAGTTTGGTTCAAAATTAGACAGACTCCAACAGACTTGCTATTTGGATGGCCAAGCTATCAGCTGGCCAAACCGGCTCCCTGCctagccaaatttggccagTCAAAACCAGCTTGCCATCCGTGGGACCCACGCGtgcttccccctctctctctccgcacACTCTAAGGCGCGCAGCAGCATCCCGGCGGCGTCGTCATCCCGTCGCCAAGTGTCGACATCATCGTCGCCCCTCCGCCGGCTCCGCTCCttcgcgccgcccctcctcgccgcctcttcgccggcgccgctcctccGCGTCGCCCCTCCACCGGTGCTGCTCCTCCGCGCCACCGCTccgcgccgcccctcgccggcgccgctcctccgcgccgcccctccaccggcgctgctcctcctcgctGCCTCTTCCCCGGCGCCGCTCCTCCGCGTCGCCCCTCCACCGGTGCCGCTCCTCCGCGCCACTGCTCTGCGCCGCCTCTCGCCGGGAGGCGCCACCCGCGATGCAAGCCTTGTCGACCTTCTCCAGGTCGCGACGCGACGCGGTCCTGGAACACCGActtgccgcctccgccaccagctTGGCGCTCGACGCCAGGTCGCCGCTCCCGCCCCCGCCAgaccgcccgccgtcgccgccgccgtcgtaggAGGCCATTCGCGTGAGctgggtagctagctagctagctttagcTTTGGATCTGAAGGATAAGAAGAAAGaaggggagagggggggggggggaagaggagtagaggctgacacgtgggtccgTCCCATCTAGTTTGACTGGCTAAATTACATGGAGAGTTGGCTATATGGCTATTTGGAGAGGCCAATTCagagagactgttggagatgctctaactcCCAAAACCctatccgccgccgcccccttctcCCTCTCGTCTCTCGctcgccctctccctcccgctctcccgccgccgtcgccgcctccgtctccgcgttcccctcgcgccgccgcctctgcctccgccgccgcggccgcgtccaCCTCCGTGGCCGTCGCGTCGGCGTCTccgagcgccgtcgccgtcggcgaggcGAGCAGCCATCTCCGCCTCGGTCCCCACcgtcgccgagcgccgccgctgcgaggcgcctcctccggccgccggcgtcCGGATCCGGACTCCATGTTGTCGGGGACGCGGATCTGACCGCCGTCCATGCGCTGGGCagcgtctcctcctccgccgtcgccgagcatCGCCATTTTCGCCTCCACCTCGCTCTGGCGCtgtcgagcgccgccgccgcagcacccGTCCTCCGCTGCCGTTGCCATCGCCGAGCGCCCCTGCTGGGTccttcgccgccatcgccgacggCCGCTGCTCCGTCCTCCGTTGCCGCTGCCATCGAAGATACGACGTTGGTGACGGAGCCGGCATCAATGAAGGCGGTGGCAGCAGCGAGAAGAGGAGAACCGTATGTCACCAGGCTCTCGAGCTCGCCCCAGATCAGTGCCCTCTGTCCTTCTGCTCGTCGTGAGGACCCGCCAACCATGACGACGCCTCATTCCTCCTTTCTTCTGTGCTCAGCCACGgcaacaccaccaccatcgTCGTTCCTGTCGTTGCAGCCCGGTGAGCGTTGATGGGACCGGCGACGTTGAGTAGAGAGGAGAATAagggtggaggtggtggcggcggcgacgacgacgtcttgGATGTCGGTGCCGGTGGGGGCGGGTGCGGCGTCCGTTGTGGGCGGGGTTGGAGCGGCGCTGGCCTGACACAGCGGAGAGTGCCACGGGGCTTCGGTTCCTGTAACCTGAGGGGGAGATGATGGGGGAGTATGGGTGCCGACGCAGGCGACCGTGGTCTTCGTCGTCTCGTCATCTCTGGGCTAGGATCCAAgggccaggcggcggcggcggtctatAGCTCCATGTCACGGTGGTCGCGCATATGGCTCCCTGCTTATGCTCTGTGCACGACCCAGTCGTGGTGGAGATAtagaccaccgccgccgcctattACATCTAGGGAAATTCATCTCGGATCAATTTTTATCACTTGAGAGTTTGCGTGCAGCGTGGTCTATGTTATGCATTTGTTTGCACATAAAAAAACAGGTCCTTATCCCCTTGAAACAAGATTAGCTGAACAATGCCTCAAAATACTTATGAAAGTCTTTCTTCTTTACATCGTTGTTTTTTTCGGTGGAAAATTGTTATTTTTCTTACATAAAAACTCTATTTCTACAATCACAAGCATGGGCTTTTACTATTCGTGTAGTCTGTAGATAGTGCTTCTGTCATACAACTTGTTCAATGGAACTCTGTAGTCGCTATGCCCCTTACTCTTAAAAAGTGCAATAAATAGAATTTTAAGAGAGAAGCAAAGGCCAACTGCCCTGTTTGCTTGCCCTTAAGTGATGTGTTATTGtgatatttgaattatttttttctttcgttCTGGAAATACTTTCGTTAGTATTATTAGGTCTTTCCATGGTATCATGTCTGACCTACTAGCCTTTCATGGCACAGTATAGTATTTTTACTTGTTTGGAACCAATATCCTTCTTATGTACCAGAACATAATATTGTCCTTATATTCTGGCAGGACTGCTTATAATCTGGCACTTCACGAACATGGGCCAAAGCTCTATGACAAACTGACAGAAGACATGGAAGATCACCTGCAAGAAATGTGCGTATCGATTGAGGCTGCTCAAGGTGGTTTAAAAATTATAGATAGGTAAAACAGAATGACTACAGGTGTTGGTTTTGcctccaaaataaaataaagctaCTTCACTTTGCTGACATTGAATATTTGTTTTTGGTAGGTTCAGTCAAGAGAGTACCTTGCCCTATTATTTGCTTCCGTTTGTATGGGAGAACATCTTAGCTTGCGCTTTAATTGTTGCAGCAGAGTGAAGTTATAATTTCAGGTCTCTATTAATTGATGCCTTAGTCAGAAATCTGTTACTGCAGTGCTCTTTCTGGAAGTGCAAAAATAATATGATTAATAGCATAATGTAAGCTGGCTAGATTTTATGGTTGGGTGATATGGGAAGAGTCAATTGCGTTTTCTGTCCAGCTCGGTTTCTATCGGTGAATGGTTGTTCGTTTTTTTCCTGTGCTTTTCTATTGTTGGAGGATGGCAGGGTTCAAGGTTTTGTTTAGTGCGTTGTATCATTTTTATATTCATTTTTTAATGGTTATGTGGCGATGTTTGGGATAGGGTAATTTATGGTTTATCTGGTTTTTAAAGACTAAAAAGGTATTTCTCGGTTTGATTGCAACAGGCTTCGTTCCAAACAGCTAGCGTGTATACCACAGCACTCTATGGTTGGTGGCAGCAAAAGATGGAAGGAAAAAACGTATTAGCGGATGGGTGAGTGGACCTACCTAGATCAGTCGCATAGGCCAGGATTATAATTATATTTAGATGGTCTGATTAACTTTATGGTCGGTCAATCTATTTAACTGGATACATGTTGAGGCcatggttaaaaaaaaactgtttggTGTGGTTCCTCATAGTCTTTGTGTTTGATGCTTATCTAAGATGAGCAAACCATGTTTATTATGTTACCTTTTCAGTTATGATTTTGGCGTTACCTTTTCGTTATGTATTCTGGTCCTCATTTCTGGCTGGTTGGAAACTGTATGTGATGTGATATAGATTTTGATATTGCGTTTGTATATTGCTCTACCTAAAAGTTTGTAGTTGGGCCttggggattatgtgtatcacAAATATTACTTTGGTATTGTTATTCTGGTTATGATTAAGTTTGTAAAATGATGCTTCTTATCGTATTTTCTACTGGATCAATTTGAGGCAAACGAATAAATGAGCTTCCTATTGTCTCCAGTGTGATGGTGCCGTACTTGTTCATCAGAGAAAACTAACAAGGTAATGCGCTACTCTTCTTGCCACTTATTGTAAGAGACATGATGATAGACCCGGCCATGCTAAGATTGGTTCTTAAAACTTAGTGTTTTGTTTTATCCTATGATAATGGTCATAAATTTAAGTCGATGAAAAAACATACAGATTATCGTTAATTTTATACATGACTAATGCTGTGGAAGAATGTTGAGATCTGGGGAAAATTGTTGCCTATTAATGTTCATTAATAGGAAGGTGAAATTTGAGTTTCATGCTGCTTTCCATGAAAAACTGTGCATGTTATTATTAAAAGTTGCTGCTAAATGGTTGCACATTTGATTACATGTTTTTATATCTATTGATATTCTGATGTCCAGAAAGCCTTTTTATCATAAGAGTGTGGTTTATATGATCAGATACATGCGATTTTGGAATTGAGTTGCATTACGACCAGAATTATCCTGAATGTTGTGCATGAAAATTACATTTCCTGTTGTTTTTGGTTCTCTTTGCGCCTGCCCTACACTTTGTgcatgctttctttttttttttcagctgcTGAGCTTTCAGGATGCAATAGCCTCAGTTCAAATATATGTTCCACTATACATATGTGTTTGCTAATGTGCTGctttagaataaaaaaagagagttaTGAATTGTTCACTTGTTTGTTTTCCTTCTGCCCCGCATGAGCTATAGGTTTACCTCTGCTTTTATGTCTTCACCGTGTTTTATCAGTTCCATGGGAAGATCTTTCGTTTTCTTCCAGTTCCTTTTTTTACTAATTTTAGGTTTATACAGG encodes:
- the LOC4344551 gene encoding uncharacterized protein; translated protein: MASYDGGGDGGRSGGGGSGDLASSAKLVAEAASRCSRTASRRDLEKVDKACIAGGASRREAAQSSGAEERHRWRGDAEERRRGRGSEEEQRRWRGGAEERRRRGAARSGGAEEQHRWRGDAEERRRRRGGEEGRREGAEPAEGRR